The following are encoded together in the Phaeobacter porticola genome:
- a CDS encoding transporter substrate-binding domain-containing protein, whose amino-acid sequence MTMKSNLKKAFLASAVLAATGAIAQAEPVKIGVAAEPYPPFASLDSSGQWVGWEIDVINAVCAAAELDCVVTPVAWDGIIPSLTGQQIDAIMASMSITEERLKTIDFSDPYYNTPAVIVADKSMNIEPTPESLAGKVVGIQASTIHQAYAQEHFKDSELRVYQTQDEANQDLFAGRIDATQADSIAMADFVGSDAGGCCEIKGAVANDEAILGKGVGAGVRKGDSDVLAALNKGIAAILADGTHAEITSKYFTTSIYSE is encoded by the coding sequence ATGACTATGAAATCAAATCTGAAAAAAGCGTTTCTGGCGTCGGCTGTTCTTGCAGCTACCGGTGCAATTGCCCAAGCAGAGCCGGTCAAGATCGGTGTGGCCGCAGAACCCTACCCGCCCTTCGCCTCGCTGGATTCCTCCGGTCAGTGGGTTGGCTGGGAGATCGACGTGATCAATGCCGTCTGCGCCGCGGCTGAGTTGGATTGCGTTGTCACACCTGTGGCTTGGGACGGCATTATCCCCTCGTTGACCGGCCAGCAGATCGACGCCATCATGGCCTCCATGTCGATCACCGAAGAACGGTTGAAAACCATTGATTTCTCGGATCCCTACTACAACACCCCGGCGGTGATTGTGGCAGATAAGTCGATGAACATTGAACCGACACCGGAGTCTCTTGCAGGCAAAGTTGTCGGCATTCAGGCCTCCACCATCCACCAAGCCTATGCGCAGGAACACTTCAAAGATTCCGAGCTTCGCGTCTATCAGACTCAGGATGAGGCCAATCAGGATCTCTTTGCTGGTCGCATCGACGCCACCCAGGCCGACAGCATCGCCATGGCTGACTTTGTCGGCTCCGATGCGGGCGGTTGCTGCGAGATCAAAGGGGCTGTCGCCAATGACGAGGCGATCCTCGGCAAAGGTGTCGGCGCTGGTGTGCGCAAGGGCGACAGCGATGTTCTGGCAGCGCTCAACAAGGGGATCGCGGCAATCCTGGCCGACGGCACCCATGCCGAGATCACCTCGAAGTATTTCACGACCA